Proteins encoded together in one Planctopirus ephydatiae window:
- a CDS encoding class I SAM-dependent methyltransferase — MDAHTKTSQLVSESNTVTAKVPSLAYGVDPTRPEKYSLRQARYHAVSEEIARLIPEFKASGRRLKILDVGIWNGVLMRYVEALPGSEIVDLHGVDLTLQPTIYKPEKWASLNAGDLMGGLNFLESNQFDLVVCEQVLEHLPTVDDAISTLGRVLAPGGLLIVGVPIFPEGIHLVRKHLVPAVDKLVGKKKPRGHLQAFSKRTFIGAVTQHAPVKVVAARGFRIFSGGLLRPLENQKWWWQLNRTAGETLPSLCTEIQVLARKAA; from the coding sequence ATGGACGCTCATACAAAGACCAGCCAACTGGTTTCTGAATCAAATACTGTTACTGCAAAAGTGCCTTCTCTGGCGTATGGTGTCGATCCGACCCGGCCAGAAAAGTACAGCTTGAGACAGGCGCGGTATCATGCCGTCAGTGAAGAGATTGCCCGGCTGATTCCCGAATTCAAGGCTTCTGGCCGTCGACTCAAGATTCTCGATGTGGGGATCTGGAATGGCGTGCTCATGCGTTATGTCGAAGCTTTGCCAGGTTCAGAAATTGTCGATCTGCATGGGGTTGATCTCACTCTGCAGCCCACCATTTACAAGCCGGAAAAGTGGGCCAGCCTCAATGCCGGCGATCTCATGGGCGGCCTCAACTTTCTGGAATCAAATCAGTTCGATCTGGTGGTCTGCGAGCAGGTGCTGGAGCATCTTCCGACCGTTGACGATGCAATTTCGACTCTGGGCCGGGTGCTGGCACCGGGGGGATTGTTGATTGTCGGAGTGCCGATTTTCCCGGAAGGCATTCATCTCGTTCGCAAACATCTGGTTCCTGCTGTCGATAAACTGGTGGGCAAAAAGAAGCCACGTGGCCACCTCCAGGCTTTCAGCAAGCGGACATTTATTGGTGCAGTGACTCAGCACGCTCCAGTCAAAGTGGTCGCAGCCCGAGGTTTTCGAATTTTTTCGGGCGGATTACTCCGGCCATTGGAAAACCAGAAATGGTGGTGGCAATTGAATCGCACAGCGGGCGAGACATTGCCTTCGCTTTGCACCGAGATTCAGGTTCTGGCTCGCAAAGCCGCCTGA
- a CDS encoding DUF3419 family protein translates to MVVEKLSKTWFNLVHGRNLVYNQCWEDPRLDRVALELTSNDRVVVITSAGCNALDYALAGAGHVHAVDMNLRQNALLELKQAGIRKLDYEDFFQIFGNGGHPQWSTIYTQKLRPELSDTTRKFWDRKKAFFTGDTRRKSFYFHCTSGTFAYIINVYIDRIAKLRDGVNAILAASSLEQQRDIFRQYKLAESLWRPFIRWAMRRDMTLALLGVPRAQRKQIDEQYPGGILQFVMDRVEAVFTKLPIKDNYFWRVYLTGQYTPECCPEYLKPEGFAQLKAGAVDRVSTHTNHILGFLQETPHQISRFILLDHMDWLSKDPAMAILTQEWQGIMDKAAPNARVLWRSAGLNGEFVNPIQVTVNGQKKTLGEALEYNRPLAEELHAKDRVHTYGSFCIANIKNT, encoded by the coding sequence ATGGTTGTCGAAAAGCTCAGCAAGACATGGTTTAACCTCGTCCATGGCCGAAATCTGGTCTACAACCAGTGCTGGGAAGACCCTCGCTTAGACCGGGTAGCCCTCGAACTGACTTCGAATGACCGCGTGGTGGTCATCACTTCCGCTGGTTGTAATGCTTTGGATTATGCACTGGCGGGTGCAGGCCACGTCCATGCTGTCGATATGAACCTGCGGCAAAATGCACTGCTGGAACTGAAGCAGGCCGGCATTCGCAAGCTCGATTACGAAGACTTCTTTCAGATTTTTGGTAACGGTGGTCATCCCCAGTGGAGTACCATTTACACACAAAAGCTGCGACCGGAACTGAGTGATACCACCCGCAAGTTCTGGGATCGCAAGAAAGCCTTCTTTACAGGCGATACCCGTCGCAAGTCGTTCTATTTTCACTGCACTTCGGGCACATTTGCCTACATTATCAATGTTTACATCGACCGGATTGCCAAGCTGCGTGACGGGGTCAATGCCATCCTGGCAGCCAGCAGCCTCGAACAACAGCGCGATATCTTCAGGCAGTACAAGCTGGCCGAATCGCTCTGGCGGCCCTTCATCCGCTGGGCGATGCGGCGCGATATGACTCTGGCACTGCTGGGAGTTCCCAGGGCTCAACGTAAGCAGATCGACGAGCAGTATCCCGGTGGGATTCTGCAGTTCGTGATGGATCGCGTCGAAGCCGTCTTCACCAAGCTGCCCATTAAAGATAACTATTTCTGGCGTGTTTACCTCACAGGTCAGTACACACCCGAATGCTGCCCCGAGTATCTGAAGCCCGAAGGCTTTGCACAGCTTAAGGCTGGGGCCGTCGATCGAGTGAGCACGCATACCAACCACATTCTTGGGTTCCTGCAGGAAACGCCGCATCAGATCTCGCGGTTCATTCTGCTCGATCACATGGATTGGCTTTCCAAAGATCCCGCGATGGCCATCCTCACTCAGGAATGGCAGGGGATCATGGACAAAGCCGCCCCCAATGCCCGCGTATTGTGGCGTTCAGCTGGCCTCAATGGTGAGTTCGTAAACCCTATTCAGGTTACTGTGAACGGCCAGAAGAAAACTCTGGGTGAAGCCCTCGAGTACAATCGTCCGCTGGCCGAAGAACTCCATGCGAAAGACCGCGTGCATACTTACGGCAGCTTCTGCATTGCGAACATCAAGAACACATAA
- a CDS encoding efflux RND transporter permease subunit, translating to MSDSDSSGQSPDPSQTTHQGSAETPLSSQASPLGSSPANHHSNPGPVILPNPWRDRVIDGLIKYRIWWLLLACVLTAISIWPASQLKFDESIESMYAPGNPHLRDYLESKEWFGGDEFVFIAYHDPELFEEAGENRLSQLADEVSAVPGVIPTSVQCLATYLRMTRHPAFRSRREELLDFSRGVLLGSDNQTTCIAVRLQESERAVDSNGQPISRGQTIAKLRALAEKQSFPTFVIGEPILVHDMFRYAQEDGEFMGWAASALLIGVVLFFLRDLRSVILPFVIVQMTILWTKAGLWASHLELTMVSSVLGSLLTIIGVSTVVYMSLYFHELRQSLDRETAFRRMLQVIGIDIIFVCLTTAAGFAAQLSSHLHPVQSFGITMVLGSLLVLVAMTLVLPGGMLLGPDRAGAQKPRGDQQVSQWLTALTQFVLVHRFWMGIVTLAAVIYGTSGLMQLQVETDFTKNFRSSSPVVKSLDFLETRLGGAGLWEVNFPAPHRLTDEHLDKVRQLAENLRGLIGTAEGRGLTKVVAMTDGLDLVPLLPFLIPDAQAQSRWLNSLQPEFVPSLYNAEQGRMRIMLRGLERQSAREKQALIDRVETLAKEQFPDAKVTGLFVLLNYLIDSLLQDQRTDLMVGALGLIAIMSIAYRSIVMGFVSLVPNVLPIMLLLGTMGWLGLRVNIGTAMISSDTMGLTIHDSIFYMSAYLRARRSGLNFQGALGEVQTEVRKPLIYSNVALILGFLVLTTSHFVPLITFGVLVSTAIAGGLLVNLLLLPPLLQLVDRPWLGLTPDSANNARTEETARAEQSPVEQTPSV from the coding sequence GTGTCCGACAGCGATTCATCCGGACAATCACCAGATCCATCACAGACGACCCATCAGGGGTCTGCTGAGACACCTCTTTCAAGTCAGGCTTCACCGCTGGGCTCTTCGCCAGCCAATCATCATTCGAATCCTGGACCGGTGATTCTGCCCAATCCCTGGCGCGACCGGGTCATCGACGGATTGATCAAGTACCGTATCTGGTGGCTGTTACTGGCCTGCGTGCTGACGGCCATTTCCATCTGGCCTGCCAGCCAGTTGAAGTTTGACGAATCGATCGAATCGATGTACGCGCCGGGCAATCCTCATCTCAGGGATTACCTCGAAAGCAAAGAGTGGTTTGGTGGTGACGAGTTTGTTTTCATTGCCTATCACGATCCCGAACTCTTTGAAGAAGCTGGTGAGAACCGTCTTTCACAACTGGCCGACGAAGTGAGTGCCGTGCCTGGTGTGATCCCCACCAGCGTGCAGTGTCTGGCGACTTACCTGCGCATGACCCGCCACCCCGCTTTTCGTTCACGCCGAGAGGAGTTGCTCGATTTTTCGCGGGGTGTCCTTCTCGGAAGTGACAATCAGACAACCTGCATTGCTGTCCGCTTGCAAGAAAGTGAACGGGCCGTTGATTCCAATGGTCAACCCATCTCGCGTGGTCAGACGATTGCCAAACTACGGGCATTGGCCGAGAAGCAGTCCTTTCCGACGTTCGTGATTGGCGAGCCGATTCTCGTTCACGATATGTTCCGCTATGCCCAGGAAGATGGCGAGTTCATGGGCTGGGCCGCTTCGGCTCTCTTGATCGGCGTGGTGCTCTTCTTTCTGCGCGATCTTCGTTCAGTCATTCTCCCGTTTGTCATTGTGCAGATGACGATTCTGTGGACGAAAGCCGGCCTGTGGGCCTCCCATCTCGAACTCACCATGGTCAGTTCTGTCCTGGGTTCTCTATTGACGATCATTGGTGTCTCTACCGTCGTTTATATGTCGCTCTATTTTCACGAATTGCGACAGTCGCTGGATCGCGAAACCGCCTTCCGCCGCATGCTGCAGGTCATTGGCATCGATATCATTTTCGTCTGCCTCACCACTGCAGCCGGCTTTGCGGCTCAGCTTTCGAGTCATCTGCATCCCGTGCAGTCGTTTGGTATCACGATGGTCCTTGGTTCACTGCTGGTACTGGTTGCCATGACTCTTGTCCTTCCCGGCGGGATGTTACTCGGCCCGGATCGAGCCGGTGCTCAAAAGCCACGCGGCGATCAGCAGGTCAGTCAGTGGCTGACTGCACTCACCCAGTTCGTGCTGGTGCACCGCTTCTGGATGGGGATCGTTACTCTGGCGGCTGTGATCTATGGCACGTCGGGCCTGATGCAACTACAGGTGGAAACTGATTTCACCAAGAACTTCCGCTCATCCAGCCCGGTAGTGAAATCACTCGATTTTCTCGAAACCCGCCTGGGGGGAGCTGGCCTTTGGGAAGTTAACTTTCCGGCTCCTCATCGACTGACCGACGAACATCTCGATAAAGTCCGGCAGCTGGCCGAAAATCTGCGGGGCTTGATTGGCACAGCCGAAGGTCGAGGGCTTACCAAAGTCGTCGCGATGACCGATGGGCTTGATCTTGTCCCTTTGCTCCCGTTCTTAATCCCTGATGCACAGGCTCAATCACGCTGGCTGAACTCCCTCCAGCCTGAATTTGTTCCAAGTCTCTACAATGCCGAACAAGGCCGGATGCGCATCATGCTCCGCGGGCTGGAGAGACAATCAGCCCGAGAAAAACAGGCTCTGATTGATCGAGTCGAGACACTCGCCAAAGAACAGTTCCCTGATGCCAAAGTGACCGGACTTTTCGTTCTCCTGAATTATCTGATCGACAGCCTGCTGCAGGATCAACGCACAGATCTCATGGTGGGAGCACTCGGCCTGATTGCCATCATGTCGATTGCCTATCGCTCAATTGTCATGGGCTTTGTCTCCCTCGTTCCCAATGTTCTCCCCATCATGCTCCTCCTGGGAACCATGGGCTGGCTCGGTCTACGCGTCAATATTGGTACTGCCATGATTTCCAGCGATACGATGGGGCTCACCATTCACGACAGCATTTTCTACATGTCGGCCTACTTGCGGGCCAGACGATCAGGCCTCAATTTTCAGGGGGCCTTAGGGGAAGTGCAGACCGAAGTCCGCAAGCCGCTCATCTACTCGAATGTCGCTTTAATTCTCGGGTTTTTAGTGCTGACAACCAGTCACTTTGTCCCATTGATCACCTTTGGAGTTCTGGTCAGCACGGCCATCGCTGGTGGATTGCTGGTGAATCTGCTCCTCTTGCCTCCACTCCTGCAACTGGTCGATCGTCCCTGGCTGGGCCTGACGCCGGACTCTGCAAATAATGCTCGCACTGAAGAAACCGCCCGCGCTGAACAGAGTCCCGTCGAGCAAACTCCTTCAGTTTGA
- the dprA gene encoding DNA-processing protein DprA has protein sequence MTDAALVDALQLMLIPKIGPATYDRLIQHLGSPTAVLEASAAVLEQAGLSSNLASRVSLGRDRAEARQTLQQCEVLNIRATCLDRDDYPTRLQEIDRPPPVLFIQGTVTAADQLSVAIVGSRSPSVYGEQMAKNFAGGLARAGVTIVSGLARGVDGLAHRAALEAGGRTLAVLGGGINQLYPREHIELARQVVEQGALISEYAPDVPAIAPQFPQRNRIISGLSLATLVIEASEKSGSLHTARHAMEQHRDVLAVPGRVDSDASKGCLKLIRDGAILVRHVEDVLEALGHLSAPVQKPGGQVVQQPRELLLNDQEQKLLQLVGIEATPVDTVLTQCGLEYSRALSTLTVLEIKKLVRRLPGNFVVRIS, from the coding sequence ATGACAGATGCTGCACTTGTCGACGCCTTGCAACTGATGCTGATTCCCAAAATCGGCCCGGCCACATACGATCGGCTTATTCAACATCTGGGGAGTCCGACGGCTGTGCTGGAGGCCAGTGCGGCTGTTCTGGAACAGGCGGGATTGTCGTCCAATCTGGCAAGCAGAGTCTCTTTAGGACGTGATCGGGCCGAAGCACGACAGACACTTCAGCAATGTGAGGTGCTGAACATTCGAGCCACATGTCTCGATCGGGATGATTATCCGACCCGCCTTCAGGAAATTGATCGACCACCCCCGGTTCTGTTCATTCAAGGAACTGTGACTGCTGCTGACCAGTTGTCTGTCGCGATTGTCGGATCCCGCAGCCCGAGTGTGTATGGCGAGCAGATGGCGAAGAACTTTGCTGGCGGATTGGCTCGCGCAGGGGTCACTATCGTCAGCGGGCTGGCGCGTGGAGTGGATGGTTTGGCCCATCGGGCGGCATTAGAAGCCGGTGGTCGAACTCTCGCTGTTCTGGGAGGGGGGATCAATCAACTTTATCCGCGAGAACACATCGAACTGGCCCGGCAAGTTGTCGAGCAGGGGGCCTTGATCAGCGAATATGCTCCCGATGTCCCGGCGATTGCACCGCAGTTTCCTCAAAGAAATCGCATTATCAGTGGTCTCTCACTGGCGACGCTGGTGATTGAAGCCTCTGAAAAGAGTGGCTCACTCCATACCGCCCGGCACGCCATGGAGCAGCACCGCGATGTATTGGCAGTACCTGGACGAGTCGATTCGGATGCTTCAAAAGGTTGCCTCAAGCTGATTCGAGATGGTGCCATCCTCGTGCGGCATGTCGAAGATGTGCTGGAAGCCTTGGGGCATCTTTCGGCTCCGGTGCAAAAACCCGGCGGGCAAGTGGTGCAGCAGCCTCGGGAACTTTTGCTGAATGATCAGGAGCAGAAACTGCTGCAACTGGTCGGGATTGAAGCCACGCCTGTCGATACTGTGCTGACACAGTGCGGTCTGGAGTATTCGCGCGCTTTGTCGACATTGACCGTGCTGGAGATCAAAAAGCTGGTGCGACGCTTGCCCGGGAATTTTGTCGTGCGGATCAGTTGA
- a CDS encoding UDP-2,3-diacylglucosamine diphosphatase: MLANSMAVGREFAKGEHPGSTPDEGNQGRFLSSGPEVSATLPDVHSLRNTHFLPGREALEQLEWNWRPAGSGRPGPRHPGEDQKRGKDLLGEFPAPRERGVSVESRLSPVEDRQERVIRTVFVSDTHLGCRHAHAVELLDFLRSVEPESLYLVGDIIDGWKLKKSFAWKQVYNDILSRLHELAASGTKIYLTPGNHDAFLRRFQWGFDFVTIEDEFIFEAADGRKYLVIHGDKFDVVEQSAQWVSGVASIGYDLLLSANWLFSRWFKAPASGSYSFSGRVKRSVKQAVRYISSFEQRLARYALEQGCEGVICGHIHTPAHDHRHGIVYCNTGDWVENCTAFVEYAHGEMELIHYFETFSTRKTSAADCSHETSVTDNSLPLPIPALACACSELAPQDLAAVPC; the protein is encoded by the coding sequence ATGCTTGCGAATTCCATGGCTGTCGGGCGAGAGTTTGCCAAAGGCGAGCACCCCGGCAGCACGCCTGATGAAGGAAATCAAGGTCGATTTCTCTCATCCGGTCCCGAAGTTTCGGCAACTTTGCCTGACGTTCACTCACTGCGAAATACGCACTTTCTGCCCGGTCGAGAAGCCCTTGAGCAACTCGAATGGAACTGGCGGCCAGCGGGATCCGGGCGTCCCGGACCCAGACATCCAGGCGAGGATCAAAAACGGGGAAAGGATCTGCTCGGCGAATTTCCGGCTCCTCGAGAGCGTGGTGTTTCGGTCGAAAGTCGTCTTTCGCCCGTCGAAGATCGACAGGAACGAGTGATCCGGACGGTCTTTGTCAGCGATACTCATCTCGGTTGCCGACATGCCCACGCCGTCGAACTTCTCGATTTTCTACGAAGCGTCGAGCCCGAATCGCTCTATCTCGTGGGTGACATTATTGACGGCTGGAAGCTGAAAAAATCGTTCGCCTGGAAGCAGGTGTACAACGATATTCTCTCGCGGCTACACGAACTGGCGGCCTCCGGCACAAAAATCTATCTCACTCCTGGAAATCACGATGCGTTTTTACGCCGGTTCCAATGGGGGTTTGATTTCGTCACGATTGAAGATGAATTTATCTTTGAAGCGGCCGATGGCCGGAAATATCTTGTCATTCATGGCGACAAATTTGATGTTGTCGAACAGAGTGCCCAGTGGGTCTCAGGTGTCGCCTCGATTGGTTACGACCTGCTGCTTTCGGCGAACTGGCTCTTCAGCCGGTGGTTTAAAGCTCCGGCCAGTGGCAGTTATTCGTTCAGCGGTCGCGTCAAACGGAGTGTCAAACAGGCTGTTCGATACATCAGTTCCTTCGAGCAACGTCTAGCCAGGTATGCCCTTGAACAAGGTTGCGAAGGGGTGATCTGCGGCCACATCCATACCCCAGCACATGATCACCGTCACGGAATCGTGTACTGCAACACCGGGGACTGGGTTGAGAATTGCACCGCGTTTGTGGAATATGCCCATGGAGAAATGGAATTGATCCATTACTTTGAAACTTTCTCCACGCGGAAAACGAGTGCTGCAGATTGCAGCCATGAAACTTCGGTGACGGACAACAGCTTGCCTCTGCCCATTCCTGCCCTGGCCTGTGCCTGCAGTGAATTGGCACCACAGGATCTGGCTGCTGTCCCGTGCTGA
- a CDS encoding 3-keto-disaccharide hydrolase — protein sequence MLHALQRLARFSPEYLMLSIAGCLLSLFVVAPAQAQEDNNPPPGFTALFNGKDLTGWWGLGTFDPRKLDAMSEADFAAFKAKSLEDIARHWSVKDGILINDGHGLYLTTDKTFGDIELLIDYKTVPKADSGIYLRTTPQVQIWDSTETAKFSIGADKGSGGLWNNLPNHPGKDPLAKADKPFEEWNRFRIIQVGARTTIYLNDQLVVDHAIMDNYWDKSAPLRKNGYVQLQTHGGEISWRNIFVREIGSEEANKILASKSESGFESIFDGQSLAGWAGAADQYEVVNGAIRCQKGKGGNLYTEKEYANFVARLEFRLPPGGNNGLAIRYPGKGNPAYSGMTELQVLDNDAPQYAKLDVRQYHGSAYGMAAATRGYLRPTGEWNFQQVTINGSKITVELNGTIILDTDLSKITEYMANSPHPGKDLVKGHFGFAGHGDAVEFRNLSIKPLAN from the coding sequence ATGCTGCATGCCTTACAACGTCTTGCCCGCTTTTCTCCCGAATATCTCATGCTTTCAATCGCAGGCTGCCTGCTTTCGCTCTTTGTCGTTGCTCCTGCACAGGCTCAGGAAGATAACAATCCACCTCCGGGATTTACGGCATTGTTCAACGGAAAAGATCTAACCGGCTGGTGGGGTTTAGGAACATTTGACCCCCGCAAGCTCGATGCCATGAGTGAAGCCGACTTTGCCGCTTTCAAGGCCAAAAGCCTCGAAGATATTGCTCGCCACTGGTCCGTCAAAGATGGCATTCTGATCAACGACGGACATGGACTTTATCTGACAACCGACAAGACCTTTGGCGATATCGAACTGCTGATCGATTACAAGACAGTCCCCAAGGCCGACAGCGGCATTTACCTCCGCACCACGCCTCAGGTTCAGATCTGGGACAGCACAGAGACGGCCAAGTTCTCGATTGGTGCCGACAAAGGCTCAGGTGGCTTATGGAACAATCTTCCAAACCATCCTGGTAAAGATCCGCTCGCCAAAGCTGACAAACCCTTTGAAGAGTGGAATCGCTTCCGCATCATTCAAGTGGGTGCCCGCACCACGATTTATCTCAACGATCAACTCGTGGTCGATCACGCCATCATGGATAATTACTGGGATAAATCGGCTCCTCTTCGCAAGAATGGTTACGTTCAACTGCAAACTCACGGCGGTGAGATCAGTTGGCGGAATATCTTCGTCAGAGAAATCGGCAGCGAAGAAGCCAATAAAATTCTGGCCAGCAAGTCAGAGAGTGGCTTTGAATCGATTTTCGATGGCCAATCACTGGCAGGTTGGGCCGGTGCGGCCGATCAGTACGAAGTCGTCAACGGTGCCATTCGTTGCCAGAAGGGTAAAGGGGGTAACCTTTATACTGAAAAAGAATACGCCAATTTCGTCGCCCGGCTCGAATTCCGCCTGCCACCTGGCGGCAATAATGGCCTCGCGATTCGGTATCCCGGCAAGGGCAATCCAGCCTATTCGGGCATGACTGAGCTCCAGGTTCTCGACAATGATGCTCCCCAGTATGCCAAGCTCGATGTGCGTCAGTACCACGGCTCGGCTTATGGTATGGCGGCTGCAACGCGTGGCTATTTGCGACCCACAGGGGAATGGAACTTCCAGCAAGTGACCATCAATGGCAGCAAGATTACCGTCGAACTCAATGGCACCATCATTCTGGATACCGATCTTTCGAAGATCACAGAATACATGGCGAATTCACCACATCCTGGCAAAGATCTGGTGAAAGGACACTTTGGCTTTGCGGGCCATGGCGATGCCGTCGAGTTCCGCAACCTCTCGATCAAGCCACTTGCTAACTAG
- a CDS encoding BPSS1187 family protein, which yields MKICEVSRHLGSLLDWKTIGFCLSGLLLLGTLEPASAQSKSSRTSALPPNTTKSAAVRVAPAYDDKSPKRYDLTARASQIDPRAKEHPEIGFVFNKDGKPQDVQHAVVDTRVKPRGKLVIWLMGHNQGLFERISGYGLHGIQVHYANGWFGKLNKEPPPDELYLGRIRLEAATGEDFSPDIDIPLPDGMAERSRQFVKWLAKENPQGKWEQFLTDEGDLRWEDVIMSGISHGSTTAARFAVHQKVDRVVMFSGPRDQLEGWYKLPSATPHERFFGFTHVLDGGWTADHYCRSWLLLGLNDFGPIVNVDEAKPPFSNTRRLVTNANVGNDANKAHGASVPGGPSPKNSKGVYLYEDVWKYLFTHPVDRKGPAVPAEADCTLEHKVKGKK from the coding sequence ATGAAGATATGCGAAGTATCGAGGCATTTGGGTTCCCTCCTGGATTGGAAAACAATTGGTTTCTGCCTGTCGGGACTGCTGCTGCTGGGCACACTGGAACCAGCTTCGGCCCAGTCGAAATCTTCCAGAACCAGTGCTTTACCACCCAACACCACGAAGAGTGCTGCCGTTCGAGTCGCACCCGCATACGACGATAAATCCCCGAAACGGTACGACCTCACGGCCCGGGCCAGTCAGATCGATCCGAGGGCCAAAGAGCATCCCGAGATTGGCTTTGTCTTTAACAAAGACGGCAAGCCGCAGGATGTGCAGCATGCCGTCGTCGATACGCGCGTCAAACCGCGAGGCAAACTGGTGATCTGGTTGATGGGCCACAATCAAGGGCTGTTTGAGCGGATCTCTGGCTATGGACTGCATGGCATTCAAGTCCATTATGCGAATGGCTGGTTTGGCAAGCTCAACAAAGAGCCACCACCCGATGAACTCTATCTGGGGCGAATTCGCCTTGAAGCAGCAACCGGCGAAGACTTCAGTCCCGATATTGATATCCCGCTCCCGGATGGCATGGCCGAACGCTCGCGTCAGTTTGTGAAATGGCTGGCCAAAGAAAATCCCCAGGGGAAATGGGAGCAATTCCTGACCGACGAGGGTGATCTCCGCTGGGAAGATGTCATCATGAGCGGGATTTCGCACGGTTCGACGACAGCTGCCCGGTTTGCCGTCCATCAGAAGGTGGATCGCGTTGTCATGTTTTCCGGCCCGCGCGATCAGTTGGAAGGTTGGTACAAGCTTCCTTCAGCCACACCGCATGAACGATTCTTTGGCTTTACGCATGTGCTGGATGGTGGCTGGACTGCAGACCATTACTGCCGGTCGTGGCTGTTACTGGGGCTCAATGACTTTGGCCCGATTGTGAATGTCGATGAAGCCAAACCCCCATTCAGCAATACCCGTCGTCTGGTCACGAATGCCAATGTGGGGAACGATGCCAACAAAGCCCACGGTGCTTCGGTTCCGGGCGGGCCGTCTCCCAAAAATTCGAAGGGTGTCTACCTTTATGAGGATGTCTGGAAATACCTGTTCACGCATCCTGTCGATCGCAAAGGCCCGGCTGTCCCTGCAGAAGCCGATTGCACACTCGAACATAAAGTCAAAGGGAAGAAGTAA
- the aroB gene encoding 3-dehydroquinate synthase produces the protein MQDIDRPSAASSKTSVVPVNLGPRSYPVRIGAGLSKQVAIELGNPGSALVVSDTNVAPLAAENLARQLAEAGWNVRLAVQPAGETAKSLSEIEKLYDQLIAMQADRSTHVIAVGGGVVGDAAGFAAATYARGLPFIQVPTTLLAAVDSSVGGKVGVNLPAAKNIVGAFHQPKAVFIDTDLLATLPPREFAAGMAEVVKYGMILDESFFDWLEAEQARIQSHDPTCLARIIQRSCELKAQVVEADEFETTGLRAVLNFGHTFGHAYEALAKYGTLLHGEAVSIGMIDAATLACQLGRIPDEVVSRLTKLLQSFQLPVSLPPETKLEPQQIIATMRLDKKSVGGKLRLILPTRIGHVESVRDVSEELVLKIVARHG, from the coding sequence ATGCAGGACATTGATCGACCTTCGGCCGCCAGCTCGAAGACATCTGTAGTGCCAGTCAACCTGGGGCCACGCAGCTATCCGGTGCGGATTGGTGCGGGACTGTCGAAGCAAGTGGCCATTGAGTTGGGCAATCCTGGATCGGCTCTGGTGGTTTCCGATACGAATGTGGCTCCATTGGCTGCTGAGAATCTGGCTCGACAACTGGCCGAGGCTGGCTGGAATGTCCGGCTGGCTGTGCAACCAGCGGGTGAGACAGCCAAGTCCTTGAGTGAAATCGAAAAGCTCTATGATCAGTTGATCGCCATGCAGGCTGATCGATCGACTCACGTGATTGCCGTCGGTGGTGGTGTGGTGGGTGACGCAGCGGGCTTTGCTGCTGCGACTTATGCCCGTGGGCTCCCTTTCATTCAGGTACCCACCACATTATTGGCGGCTGTTGATAGCTCAGTCGGTGGCAAGGTGGGTGTGAACCTGCCAGCCGCCAAGAACATTGTGGGGGCTTTTCATCAACCAAAAGCTGTCTTCATCGACACCGATCTGCTGGCAACCTTGCCGCCGCGAGAGTTTGCCGCCGGTATGGCTGAAGTCGTGAAGTACGGCATGATTCTCGATGAAAGTTTCTTTGACTGGCTCGAAGCCGAACAGGCAAGGATTCAATCGCATGACCCGACTTGTCTGGCCCGGATTATTCAGCGCAGTTGTGAACTGAAGGCCCAGGTGGTGGAAGCAGACGAATTTGAAACGACTGGTCTTCGAGCCGTGTTGAATTTTGGCCATACGTTCGGACACGCTTACGAAGCACTGGCGAAGTACGGCACACTGCTGCATGGCGAAGCAGTTTCAATCGGTATGATCGATGCCGCCACACTCGCCTGTCAGTTGGGACGCATTCCGGATGAAGTCGTTTCGCGACTTACGAAACTGCTGCAATCGTTTCAACTCCCGGTCTCACTTCCACCCGAGACAAAGCTCGAACCTCAACAGATCATTGCCACCATGCGGCTCGACAAGAAATCGGTCGGTGGCAAGCTGAGGTTGATTCTTCCCACGAGAATTGGCCATGTCGAAAGCGTGCGCGATGTATCTGAAGAACTGGTTCTCAAGATTGTGGCCCGTCATGGCTGA